The Vanessa atalanta chromosome 2, ilVanAtal1.2, whole genome shotgun sequence genome has a segment encoding these proteins:
- the LOC125074634 gene encoding neuronal membrane glycoprotein M6-b, with protein MGDACQACLTRVPHATLIATIMCCLGVGVFCGTMYRGSALSILMFDEVFHFRLIWIEALQMIFIVGSACMAALGFMLLCLGCLTTGATRQKVYRAWRARVGGRISCAVFMIITYILTFVWLILLGFLVITTFLFTIFWKLCSKPKNIEHSTCIDFTQFDFMFPSSVKQEDMKICEAHKIKLFCKDYVEKAEFMFILAMVSCLLVILSLVHYLMCLSANYAHIRDHEKFQELQELQYLTNPDLHASKDRF; from the coding sequence atgggTGATGCTTGTCAAGCATGTCTCACGAGGGTACCTCATGCCACCCTTATAGCTACGATTATGTGCTGTTTGGGCGTGGGGGTGTTTTGTGGCACAATGTATCGTGGATCAGCGCTTTCAATTTTGATGTTTGACGAAGTTTTTCATTTTCGACTGATATGGATTGAAGCACTTCAAATGATATTCATTGTAGGCAGTGCTTGTATGGCAGCCTTAGGGTTTATGTTGTTATGCTTAGGGTGTCTCACAACAGGTGCAACAAGACAAAAGGTGTACAGAGCGTGGCGAGCTCGGGTCGGCGGCAGGATATCTTGCGCAGTCTTTATGATAATTACCTATATTTTGACTTTCGTCTGGCTGATCCTGTTGGGCTTTTTAGTCATAACAACATTCTTGTTCACAATATTTTGGAAACTTTGCTCGAAACCGAAAAATATCGAACATTCGACCTGTATCGACTTCACTCAATTCGATTTTATGTTCCCATCTTCTGTGAAACAGGAAGACATGAAAATTTGTGAAGcacacaaaataaaactattctgTAAGGACTATGTTGAAAAAGCagagtttatgtttattttggcAATGGTATCATGTTTACTTGTAATATTGAGCTTAGTACATTATTTGATGTGCTTATCAGCTAATTATGCTCATATTCGAGACCATGAAAAGTTCCAAGAATTGCAAGAGCTCCAGTATCTCACCAACCCGGATCTACATGCTTCAAAAGATAGATTCTAG
- the LOC125071225 gene encoding probable Golgi SNAP receptor complex member 2, whose amino-acid sequence METLYHQTSQLIQETSQLFHKLEFEPDGDKIENDIQSKINAINANCEKLDILVFKTPINQRPMAKMRVDQLKYDNKHIQASLINAQNKRRRREQEKAEREELVSRRFGHDHTAITVDYLAQEQNSLQHSHRNVDEMLHTGSNILETLRYNRETLKGAHRRLIDLANTLGLSNATISLIERRVAQDKYVLFGGMFVTLAVIVLVIIYFV is encoded by the exons ATGGAAACTTTGTATCACCAAACGAGTCAATTAATTCAGGAAACTTCACAATTGTTTCACAAATTAGAATTCGAACCAGATGGGGACAAAATCGAGAATGATATTCAGTCAAAAATCAATGCTATCAATGC aaaCTGTGAGAAATTGGATATTTTGGTCTTCAAAACTCCTATTAATCAAAGACCAATGGCTAAAATGAGAGTTGATCAGCTCAAATACGACAATAAACATATAcag GCATCATTGATTAATGCCCAGAACAAGCGACGCAGACGTGAGCAGGAGAAGGCAGAGAGAGAAGAGTTAGTGAGTAGAAGGTTCGGGCATGACCACACAGCTATAACGGTTGACTACTTGGCTCAGGAACAAAACTCCTTGCAACATTCACATAGAAATGTTGATGAGATGTTACACACAG gttCAAATATTTTGGAGACGTTGAGGTATAACCGCGAAACCTTGAAAGGTGCCCATCGTAGGTTAATAGACTTGGCCAACACGCTAGGTCTCTCTAACGCTACGATATCGCTGATTGAACGAAGAGTTGCTCAGGACAAATACGTATTATTTGGTGGAATGTTCGTCACTTTGGCAGTGATTGTACTTGTgatcatatattttgtataa